AATAAGGAGATACACTATGTCAAAATTTAATCGTATTCACTTGGTGGTACTGGATTCTGTAGGAATCGGTGCTGCACCAGATGCTAATAACTTTGTCAATACAGGGGTTCCAGATGGTGCCTCTGACACACTGGGACACATTTCCAAAACAGTTGGTTTGAATGTGCCAAACATGGCTAAAATCGGTCTTGGAAATATTCCTCGCGAAACGCCTTTGAAGACTGTACCGGCAGAAAGCAATCCAACAGGATATGCAACAAAATTAGAAGAAGTATCTCTTGGTAAGGATACTATGACTGGACACTGGGAAATCATGGGACTCAACATTACGGAGCCTTTTGATACTTTCTGGAATGGATTCCCAGAAGAAATCTTGACAAAAATCGAAGAATTTTCAGGACGTAAGGTCATTCGTGAAGCCAACAAACCTTACTCAGGTACAGCTGTTATCGATGACTTTGGACCACGTCAGATGGAAACTGGGGAGTTGATTATCTATACTTCAGCTGACCCTGTTTTGCAAATTGCTGCCCACGAAGACATCATTCCTCTGGATGAATTGTATCGTATCTGTGAATACGCTCGTTCAATTACACTTGAGCGTCCGGCCCTTCTCGGTCGCATCATTGCCCGTCCATATGTTGGTGAGCCAGGTAACTTCACTCGTACAGCCAACCGTCGTGACTTGGCAGTTTCACCATTTGCTCCAACCGTTCTCGATAAACTCAATGAAGCAGGTATCGATACTTATGCTGTTGGTAAAATCAACGACATCTTTAACGGTGCTGGTATCAACCATGACATGGGTCACAACAAGTCAAACAGCCATGGAATTGATACACTATTGAAGACCATGGGCCTTGCTGAGTTTGAAAAAGGATTCTCATTCACAAACTTAGTTGACTTTGATGCCCTTTACGGCCACCGTCGTAATGCTCATGGTTACCGTGATTGTTTGCATGAGTTTGATGAACGCTTACCTGAAATTATCGCAGCTATGAGAGAGAACGACCTTCTCTTGATTACTGCGGACCATGGAAATGACCCAACTTATGCAGGAACAGACCACACTCGTGAATATATTCCATTGTTGGCCTATAGCCTTGCCTTTAAAGGAAATGGCGTCATTCCAGTCGGACATTTTGCAGATATTTCAGCGACTGTTGCCGATAACTTTGGTGTGGAAACTGCTATGATTGGGGAAAGTTTCTTAGATAAATTGGTATAAGATGACACGCTATGCTTTGCTGGTGAGAGGTATCAATGTTGGTGGTAAGAATAAGGTCGTCATGGCGGAGCTTCGTCAAGAATTGACAGACTTGGGACTGGAAAAGGTTGAAAGCTGCATCAACAGTGGCAACATTTTCTTTACTTCGACAGAACCAAAAGCTCGATTGGTTGAAAAATTAGAGACTTTCTTTGCAGTCCATTATCCATTTATTCAGAGCTTTTCTTTACTGAGTCAAGAAGACTATGAAGCAGCAGTGGAGAATCTACCAGCTTGGTGGAACGAAGACTTGGCACGAAAAGATGTCCTTTTCTACACGGAGGGTTTGGATGTGGAGCAAGTCATCACGACAGTTGAGAGTTTAGAGCTGAAAGATGAGGTCGTTCATTTTGGAAAACTTGGCATTTTCTGGGGGAAATTCTCTGAAGAATCCTACTCTAAGACTGCCTATCACAAGTACTTGCTCAAGATGCCTTTCTATCGCCACATTACCATTCGCAATGCAAAAACCTTTGACAAAATCGGTCAAATGCTAAAAAATAATAAAGGGGACATACAATGACATTTTTAGACAAAATCAATGAAACAGCTGCTTTTCTGAAAGACAAGGGAATCCAAGCGCCTGAGTTCGGTCTAATCCTTGGATCAGGACTGGGAGAACTGGCAGAAGAAATCGAAAATCCAGTTGTAGTAGACTATGCTGAGATTCCAAACTGGGGCCGCTCTACAGTAGTCGGTCACGCTGGTAAATTGGTATATGGTGAACTTGTAGGTCGTAAGGTCTTGGCTCTTCAAGGTCGCTTCCATTTCTACGAAGGAAATCCTTTGGAAGTCGTGACTTTCCCAGTGCGTGTCATGAAAGTTCTTGGATGTGAAGGTGTTATTGTAACCAATGCAGCTGGTGGTATTGGTTATGGCCCTGGTACCTTGATGACTATCTCAGACCATATCAATATGACGGGGCAGAACCCATTGATGGGTGAAAACTTGGATGAATTTGGTCCACGTTTCCCAGATATGTCCAAGGCCTACACACCAGAATACCGTGCTACTGCCCATGAAGTGGCTAAAAAACTTGGTATCAGGCTTGATGAAGGTGTCTATATCGGTGTTACTGGTCCAACTTATGAAACACCAGCAGAAATTCGTGCCTATAAGACACTGGGAGCAGATGCAGTTGGTATGTCTACGGTTCCTGAAGTTATTGTGGCAGCCCACTCAGGTTTGAAAGTTCTAGGTATTTCATGTATCACTAACCATGCTGCAGGCTTCCAAGAAGAACTTAATCACGAAGAAGTTGTAGAAGTGACTGAACGTGTTAAAGGTGATTTCAAAGGCTTGCTTAAAGCAATTCTTGCTGAATTGTAATCATGTTAATAGAATTGAGGAGTATTTTTCGAAAAATCCCTTATAATTTTAGATTATTCATAGCAGTTATTCTACAAGGAATAGTTTCAGGTTTATCTGGTATATTTCTCCATTATCTTTTAGAGATGGTGGAGGGGCTAGCTTTTGGTCAGTCAGAGCATCATAGTGGATTTTTGACAGATGGAGTTTCCTCGTTACGGATAGGACTAAGTTTAATGATCGTGGGTCTTGGCTCATCCTTGGCCTGGTATTTCTTGCAAAAAGGGTCGAAGATTTTTTCCATCAAAGCTCAGATGAAGGGTGAGACTTTACAATACAAGCTTCATTTTCTAAAACAGCTATTTCATTCAATTTGGCAGATCATTGCAGTTGGAGGGGGAGCCCCTATTGGCAAAGAGGCTGCGCCACGAGAGATTGGGACTCTATTTGCAGGACCAATTGGAAAAATATGTTCTCTCTCTAAGAAGGATCAAATATTTCTCCTTGCTTGTGGTGCTGGTGCTGGTTTAGCGGCTGTTTATCAGGTTCCATTAACAAGTGTCTTCTTTGTTTTTGAAACCCTAGGAATTGCTCTATCTATTGAACGATTTGTCTTAGTCGGTTTGACTACCTATGTTTCAACCTATATAGCAGGCTTGGTTATTTCAGATCAGGCTCTCTACCAGATTCCAGCTATCACATGGTCATTAAAGGAAATATGGATTATTCCCTTATTACTTCTTTTCTTAACCCCACTAGCTTGGCTTTTTGGTCGCTTAAGTAAGACAGCGTCTTCAAACAGAATAAAAGATAAACGAATACTTCTCACATTGCCCTCAGCTTTTCTTTTTCTTGCTGGTCTTGCAAGTTCCTTTCCACATCTACTTGGAAATGGACGTATGATGGCTCAGGAAGTATTGAATGGTAGCAATGGCAAAACAGTATTCCTCTTGTTTATCCTAAAAGCATTAGTCGTTATTATTATTCTGTGGGCAGGGGCCTATGGTGGTACTCTTACGCCATCTTTTGCCTTGGGGATGGCTGGAGCTGCTCTCTTGGGAATGATTCTAAATGGGAATAGCCAGCCAAGCATTTTATTTTTGGGATCGGTTTGCTTTTTGTCTGTGACCTTGAGGGCGCCCATTTCTGCAACCGGATTAGTTATAGGTTTCACTGGGCTAGGTATAGATTCTCTTCCGTATCTATTAGTAACGGCTGTTTTAGCCTATAAATTTGCAGAAATATTAGACCGTTTTTCTTGGGCTAACATACTGTGTCAGAAGTCAAAGAATAGAGTAATAAGATAGAGAACGACTGTTTCTTCTAATCAAGGATTTATCTAAAAAGATTAAAAACTATTGTCAATTTATCAATAACTGTTTAAAATAAAAAAGAAGTAGGCTTATCGGAGTCATGATTGAATCTGATTTTTCTTAGCTACGAAATAAAAAAGTAAAAAGAAAGTTAGAGCGTGTGTTTTTATTTGAACACGAGTGGAAAACTGTTCTAAACACTTAGAAAGGTAAACTATAGAAATGAAAGTGCATTTTATACTACATGAGAGTTTTGAAATCCCAGGTGCTTATCTAACTTGGGCTCAATCAAGAGGTCATGACATTGGAATAACAAAGGTTTATAAGGAAGAAGCTTTACCCCAAACAGTTTCTGATATTGATTTTCTTATCATTATGGGAGGTCCTCAATCTCCTGATGAAGATAAAGAACATTTCCCTTATTATCATCCAAAAGAAGAAATTAGACTTATTCGACAAGCAATAGAAGAAGATAAATATATTGTAGGTGTATGCTTGGGGGCGCAACTACTATCTGTAGCTTATGGGGGACAATATGAGCACAGTCCCGAAAGAGAAATAGGTGTATTC
This portion of the Streptococcus mitis B6 genome encodes:
- a CDS encoding DUF1697 domain-containing protein gives rise to the protein MTRYALLVRGINVGGKNKVVMAELRQELTDLGLEKVESCINSGNIFFTSTEPKARLVEKLETFFAVHYPFIQSFSLLSQEDYEAAVENLPAWWNEDLARKDVLFYTEGLDVEQVITTVESLELKDEVVHFGKLGIFWGKFSEESYSKTAYHKYLLKMPFYRHITIRNAKTFDKIGQMLKNNKGDIQ
- a CDS encoding purine-nucleoside phosphorylase; protein product: MTFLDKINETAAFLKDKGIQAPEFGLILGSGLGELAEEIENPVVVDYAEIPNWGRSTVVGHAGKLVYGELVGRKVLALQGRFHFYEGNPLEVVTFPVRVMKVLGCEGVIVTNAAGGIGYGPGTLMTISDHINMTGQNPLMGENLDEFGPRFPDMSKAYTPEYRATAHEVAKKLGIRLDEGVYIGVTGPTYETPAEIRAYKTLGADAVGMSTVPEVIVAAHSGLKVLGISCITNHAAGFQEELNHEEVVEVTERVKGDFKGLLKAILAEL
- a CDS encoding chloride channel protein; translated protein: MLIELRSIFRKIPYNFRLFIAVILQGIVSGLSGIFLHYLLEMVEGLAFGQSEHHSGFLTDGVSSLRIGLSLMIVGLGSSLAWYFLQKGSKIFSIKAQMKGETLQYKLHFLKQLFHSIWQIIAVGGGAPIGKEAAPREIGTLFAGPIGKICSLSKKDQIFLLACGAGAGLAAVYQVPLTSVFFVFETLGIALSIERFVLVGLTTYVSTYIAGLVISDQALYQIPAITWSLKEIWIIPLLLLFLTPLAWLFGRLSKTASSNRIKDKRILLTLPSAFLFLAGLASSFPHLLGNGRMMAQEVLNGSNGKTVFLLFILKALVVIIILWAGAYGGTLTPSFALGMAGAALLGMILNGNSQPSILFLGSVCFLSVTLRAPISATGLVIGFTGLGIDSLPYLLVTAVLAYKFAEILDRFSWANILCQKSKNRVIR
- a CDS encoding phosphopentomutase, whose protein sequence is MSKFNRIHLVVLDSVGIGAAPDANNFVNTGVPDGASDTLGHISKTVGLNVPNMAKIGLGNIPRETPLKTVPAESNPTGYATKLEEVSLGKDTMTGHWEIMGLNITEPFDTFWNGFPEEILTKIEEFSGRKVIREANKPYSGTAVIDDFGPRQMETGELIIYTSADPVLQIAAHEDIIPLDELYRICEYARSITLERPALLGRIIARPYVGEPGNFTRTANRRDLAVSPFAPTVLDKLNEAGIDTYAVGKINDIFNGAGINHDMGHNKSNSHGIDTLLKTMGLAEFEKGFSFTNLVDFDALYGHRRNAHGYRDCLHEFDERLPEIIAAMRENDLLLITADHGNDPTYAGTDHTREYIPLLAYSLAFKGNGVIPVGHFADISATVADNFGVETAMIGESFLDKLV